One segment of Candidatus Nitrospira nitrosa DNA contains the following:
- a CDS encoding PilZ domain-containing protein, whose translation MKTYTIRKTVRTSARCQLCYFCDGSLTTGIVWDLSEVGWRAAGERPVHAGTESTVYMTILEGDQSHNILIDAAVVRWSDGQISGWEILRMDEANRTRLTHFVEKLRAASPTEKVLTGSHP comes from the coding sequence ATGAAGACCTATACTATTCGCAAGACGGTACGGACTTCGGCTCGTTGCCAACTCTGCTACTTTTGTGATGGTTCTCTCACCACTGGGATCGTGTGGGATCTGTCCGAAGTTGGCTGGCGCGCAGCCGGAGAACGTCCGGTTCATGCTGGGACTGAATCGACCGTCTATATGACCATTCTTGAGGGAGACCAATCACACAATATACTGATTGATGCGGCCGTTGTACGATGGTCTGATGGTCAAATTTCAGGCTGGGAAATCCTCCGGATGGATGAAGCAAACCGAACCCGGTTGACCCACTTTGTTGAAAAGCTCAGAGCGGCCAGCCCAACAGAGAAGGTGCTAACGGGCTCACACCCATGA
- a CDS encoding TldD/PmbA family protein, whose protein sequence is MTAASGKSWPHMTSREEFRFLSDLVFTRSSADHTMVSLHDRHAGTTRFANNQVVQNVDTRRGTLSVRVAFDGRQGTASTTDFTAGAIQDAVTRAERIARVSPVDPEYLPPPDPCAFAMRATAKPETAGAGPARRLEYTNEAISQCRMENLLAAGVVSSSMTAVGIAANNGLFGYEQRGDARFSLTVQAGEATGWSAAAHRSIDHLKVQERTLVAIKKAKSGRDVQELSPGTYPVILEPAAVAGLWTWLMWSLDAKSYAKGTSPFAGKLGRLIVDERLSLRNSPDHPDLLGEGFTADGLPSLASVWIEHGVLRQLAHNRFTAKTDGVDPVPTLDAPALSVEGLPVASIQDLVKNSERAILVTNFWYIRPVNHRNLLLTGMTRDGTFLVEKGEVVSAVKNFRFHESPLVAFRQVEAWTRPMEAVNSEIGKMLVPAMVLPRFTFSSMTRF, encoded by the coding sequence ATGACCGCCGCGAGTGGGAAGTCCTGGCCGCACATGACGAGTCGTGAGGAGTTTCGCTTTCTCAGTGATCTCGTCTTCACACGCTCGTCTGCCGATCATACGATGGTCAGCCTTCATGACCGCCATGCCGGAACGACTCGATTTGCCAATAATCAGGTTGTGCAAAACGTCGATACGAGACGCGGGACACTATCTGTTCGCGTTGCGTTTGATGGGCGGCAGGGAACGGCCAGCACAACGGATTTCACGGCTGGTGCGATTCAGGACGCCGTGACTCGGGCTGAGCGGATTGCCAGAGTCTCTCCGGTCGATCCGGAATACCTTCCCCCACCGGACCCCTGCGCCTTTGCCATGCGAGCGACGGCAAAACCTGAGACTGCTGGGGCGGGGCCAGCCCGCCGGCTGGAGTACACCAACGAAGCAATCAGTCAGTGTCGGATGGAGAATCTGTTGGCGGCAGGGGTGGTGTCGTCCTCGATGACGGCGGTCGGGATTGCTGCAAACAATGGGCTCTTCGGCTATGAGCAGCGGGGGGATGCCCGGTTTAGCTTGACCGTGCAGGCCGGAGAGGCAACAGGTTGGAGTGCTGCCGCACATCGATCGATTGATCACTTAAAGGTTCAGGAGCGGACCTTGGTCGCGATTAAGAAAGCCAAGTCCGGCCGTGATGTGCAGGAGCTCTCACCAGGGACGTATCCCGTGATCCTTGAGCCGGCGGCGGTGGCAGGCCTGTGGACGTGGCTGATGTGGTCGCTCGATGCCAAATCCTATGCGAAGGGAACCAGCCCATTTGCTGGGAAGCTGGGACGTCTCATTGTGGATGAACGATTGAGCCTCCGGAATAGTCCAGATCATCCTGATCTATTGGGTGAGGGGTTTACGGCGGATGGCTTACCGAGTCTTGCATCGGTCTGGATTGAGCATGGAGTCTTACGACAGCTGGCCCACAACCGGTTTACGGCCAAGACTGATGGCGTGGATCCTGTCCCGACTCTGGACGCTCCGGCCTTATCCGTGGAGGGACTCCCAGTGGCCTCCATTCAGGATCTCGTGAAGAATTCGGAGCGGGCAATTCTGGTCACGAATTTTTGGTACATCCGGCCTGTAAATCATCGCAACCTGCTGCTGACCGGCATGACACGAGATGGGACCTTCCTTGTAGAGAAGGGGGAGGTAGTGTCTGCCGTGAAAAACTTCCGCTTTCATGAGAGCCCGCTCGTGGCCTTTCGACAGGTTGAGGCCTGGACGCGTCCGATGGAAGCCGTGAATTCGGAGATAGGGAAAATGCTCGTCCCGGCCATGGTCTTGCCACGGTTTACCTTCTCCAGCATGACCCGGTTCTAG
- a CDS encoding DUF1295 domain-containing protein produces the protein MGMQDGMDEADPLSLVVIAYIAVAALMVILWFVQRKTKNAAIGDVGWCVGLIAAVLLYITQAPVGIERIMLTAMLVLMYAGRLGYHLYSQRLTGQPEDNRYRRLRKEWGDSESVNMFVYFQWKAVSVAVFSFPFLVVLWNPRIPSSVVEMIGLLIWGLAVSWEGKADRQLAHFRGDPRNKGRVCREGLWRYSRHPNYFFDWLHWCSYVVMTLGAPGWLFTLVGPIGMGWLLFRVTGIPRAEREALSTRGEEYKAYQATTSAFFPWFPRPTPDRATQS, from the coding sequence ATGGGAATGCAAGATGGGATGGATGAAGCGGATCCGTTGTCGCTGGTTGTAATCGCCTATATCGCAGTGGCGGCCTTGATGGTGATCTTGTGGTTTGTGCAACGGAAGACCAAAAATGCCGCAATCGGTGATGTTGGATGGTGTGTGGGGCTGATCGCCGCTGTGCTCTTGTATATCACGCAAGCCCCCGTTGGAATTGAGCGGATCATGCTGACGGCGATGCTCGTGCTGATGTATGCCGGGCGACTGGGATACCACCTGTATTCGCAGCGCCTCACCGGGCAACCGGAGGATAATCGCTATCGGCGCTTGCGCAAGGAATGGGGTGATTCCGAGTCGGTCAATATGTTCGTCTACTTCCAATGGAAGGCCGTGTCTGTGGCGGTATTTTCGTTTCCGTTTCTTGTGGTGCTATGGAACCCACGGATTCCATCCTCGGTTGTCGAAATGATCGGACTGCTGATCTGGGGGCTGGCGGTGTCCTGGGAGGGAAAGGCTGACCGGCAGCTTGCCCATTTTCGGGGCGACCCGAGGAATAAGGGGCGTGTCTGCCGAGAGGGACTCTGGCGCTATTCACGCCATCCGAACTATTTCTTTGACTGGCTGCACTGGTGTTCGTATGTGGTGATGACCTTGGGGGCCCCTGGCTGGTTATTTACCTTGGTGGGGCCCATTGGCATGGGGTGGTTATTGTTCAGAGTCACCGGGATTCCACGAGCGGAACGGGAAGCCCTCTCCACTCGTGGAGAAGAGTACAAAGCCTATCAGGCGACGACCAGTGCTTTTTTCCCTTGGTTCCCTCGCCCAACACCCGATCGTGCGACTCAGTCTTAA
- a CDS encoding nucleotidyltransferase family protein — MSTSSLTRDEAIRRLHAIESKIRGLGIRRLALFGSVLRNEARPDSDVDVLIEFAPNEKTFDRFMELADLLEDTLQHRVEVITTESLSPFIGPHILAEATDVLRAA; from the coding sequence ATGAGCACAAGTTCTCTCACCCGTGATGAAGCAATTCGGCGACTTCACGCCATTGAGTCAAAGATTCGGGGCCTTGGTATTCGTCGGCTGGCACTCTTCGGGTCCGTACTTCGTAACGAGGCTCGCCCCGACAGTGATGTTGATGTGCTTATCGAGTTCGCTCCGAATGAAAAGACATTCGATCGCTTCATGGAGCTGGCGGATCTGCTGGAAGACACGTTGCAGCATCGGGTGGAAGTGATCACTACGGAGTCACTCTCACCGTTTATCGGGCCACACATTTTGGCCGAGGCAACGGATGTCCTTCGAGCCGCATGA
- a CDS encoding complement resistance protein TraT, translating to MRMVGHVRQKSLDIPEATPIVQEKIATGIAGLF from the coding sequence ATGCGAATGGTGGGCCACGTGCGGCAAAAAAGTTTGGACATTCCTGAAGCCACTCCAATCGTCCAAGAGAAAATCGCCACCGGGATTGCGGGGTTGTTTTAG
- a CDS encoding SDR family oxidoreductase has translation MKPIAIITGAAGLIGQYVIKNAARWAPDWEVHGLSRAELDLTDQRAVDQVWRTLQPRAVIHCAALSRTKDCEHDPQQARRINVEATAHLARCSKEIPFVFLSSGEVFNGRVGWYRETDHANPINVYGQTKLEAEHQVLQNPRHTVLRIVLTAGTSLNGDRSFVEDMRRTARSGKTMTLYGDEFRCPLPAGVIARAVWELMNREARGLYHLGGRDRLSRWEIGQALLAWYPELQGHLFEGSVTGHTGAPRPRDLSLNCDKLQALLSFPIPGFREWVQSRMQQGGDLWDYESTLA, from the coding sequence ATGAAGCCAATTGCCATCATTACCGGGGCAGCGGGGTTGATCGGGCAGTACGTCATCAAGAACGCTGCTCGATGGGCACCTGATTGGGAAGTCCATGGCCTAAGTCGGGCTGAGCTGGATCTGACGGACCAGCGGGCGGTCGACCAGGTATGGCGAACGCTTCAGCCGCGTGCGGTCATTCATTGTGCGGCGTTGAGCCGAACGAAGGATTGTGAACACGACCCGCAGCAGGCTCGACGGATCAATGTCGAAGCCACGGCGCACCTGGCTAGATGCTCCAAGGAAATCCCCTTTGTGTTCCTGTCGAGTGGCGAAGTTTTTAATGGGCGGGTTGGGTGGTATCGAGAGACTGATCACGCCAATCCGATCAATGTCTATGGCCAAACCAAGCTTGAAGCTGAGCACCAAGTACTGCAGAATCCCAGACATACGGTGCTGCGTATTGTTCTGACCGCGGGGACCTCGTTGAACGGAGATCGGAGTTTTGTCGAAGATATGCGCCGGACGGCCAGGAGTGGCAAAACCATGACGCTCTATGGCGACGAATTTCGATGCCCATTGCCAGCTGGAGTCATTGCAAGAGCGGTCTGGGAACTCATGAATCGAGAGGCCCGAGGTCTCTATCACTTGGGCGGCCGGGATCGGCTATCTCGCTGGGAAATTGGTCAGGCACTACTAGCCTGGTATCCAGAGCTGCAGGGACATCTCTTTGAAGGGTCGGTCACGGGTCACACCGGTGCCCCGCGCCCGCGAGATCTTTCCCTGAATTGCGACAAGCTTCAGGCGCTCTTGTCGTTTCCCATCCCAGGGTTTCGGGAGTGGGTACAGAGCCGGATGCAGCAAGGGGGCGACCTGTGGGATTATGAGTCAACATTGGCATAA
- a CDS encoding transcriptional regulator encodes MNTAVQPVGPHKLRQLQMISHESGEGTLAFLGMSAYHIPMPSPEQTTRQRIIELLTGAPMASHQLARALSIAERLVEEHLAHVVKTVARDRSRRFLREPSSCMDCGFMFRDRTRLTRPSRCPQCRSEGITPPRYHIESLASGTTHDSLMASRRSNSGKGSI; translated from the coding sequence ATGAACACTGCTGTGCAACCAGTGGGACCCCATAAGCTCCGACAACTTCAGATGATTTCCCATGAATCTGGGGAGGGCACTCTGGCTTTTCTTGGCATGAGTGCCTACCATATCCCCATGCCGTCTCCCGAACAGACCACACGACAGCGCATCATTGAACTCCTGACCGGCGCTCCGATGGCGAGCCATCAACTCGCCCGTGCCCTGAGCATCGCCGAGCGGCTGGTAGAGGAACACCTTGCGCATGTGGTAAAAACGGTTGCTCGAGACCGGTCACGGCGATTTCTCCGTGAACCATCCAGCTGCATGGACTGTGGATTCATGTTTCGCGACCGTACGCGCCTAACGCGACCAAGCCGTTGCCCGCAATGTCGAAGTGAAGGGATTACTCCCCCACGCTACCATATTGAATCACTCGCATCTGGCACGACGCATGACAGCCTGATGGCGTCACGCCGGAGCAATAGTGGGAAAGGATCTATATGA
- the hpnR gene encoding hopanoid C-3 methylase HpnR: MKFLAVHPGPLMYTKIYLRLEPLGLEMVAQACRQAGHDVRLIDLQADTWKDYEALIRSWKPDAVAFACNYLANVPEVVDLAKLTKKELPHAFVFVGGHSASFVAKDFLEHGNGAIDCVLKGEGEVATPKLLEAVEQDRKAITKVPGVVTLDGEGPPAQFIENLDNVRPARDLLRNRHKYFIGVLDPCASVEFARGCPWDCSFCSAWTFYGRSYRMVSPEKAVEELEQVQEPGIFLVDDVAFIQGKQGMEIGEAVARRGIKKQYYMETRGDVLLRNKEVFQFWKTLGLQYMFLGVEAIDAEGLKMHRKRISLGRNFEALEFARSLGITVAINLIADPDWDRERFEVVRQWCLDIPEIVNISVNTPYPGTESWVTESRKMHTRDYRLFDIQHAVMPTKMPLPEFYAELVKTQQVLNKKHLGWAALKGTAKIAAGHLMRGQTNFIKMLWKFNSVYNPELQLADHRRPVVYEMTPPPEHKEKVDAKQLYILPAKGRQGRNIDDATETFVDETRMGTTAV; this comes from the coding sequence ATGAAGTTCCTCGCAGTTCATCCCGGTCCGCTCATGTACACCAAGATTTATCTCCGCCTGGAGCCGCTTGGCCTGGAGATGGTGGCCCAAGCATGCCGCCAGGCTGGTCACGATGTTCGTCTGATCGATCTGCAGGCAGACACATGGAAAGACTATGAGGCGTTGATCCGTTCCTGGAAACCCGACGCAGTCGCATTCGCCTGTAACTATTTGGCCAATGTTCCTGAGGTCGTGGACCTTGCGAAATTGACGAAAAAGGAGTTGCCGCATGCCTTCGTCTTTGTCGGGGGACATAGCGCTTCCTTCGTGGCCAAGGATTTCTTGGAGCATGGGAATGGGGCCATCGATTGTGTTCTCAAAGGCGAAGGCGAAGTCGCCACCCCTAAGCTGTTAGAAGCAGTGGAGCAAGACCGCAAGGCCATTACAAAGGTTCCCGGCGTTGTCACGCTCGACGGCGAAGGACCGCCGGCACAATTTATCGAGAATCTCGACAACGTCCGTCCGGCACGCGACCTATTGCGAAACCGGCACAAATACTTCATCGGTGTACTGGACCCCTGTGCCTCCGTCGAATTCGCACGAGGCTGTCCCTGGGATTGTTCCTTCTGCAGCGCCTGGACGTTCTATGGCCGCAGCTATCGCATGGTCAGTCCGGAGAAAGCGGTCGAGGAATTGGAGCAGGTGCAAGAGCCAGGCATCTTCCTGGTCGACGATGTGGCCTTCATTCAAGGCAAGCAGGGCATGGAGATCGGCGAAGCGGTCGCGCGGCGTGGCATCAAGAAACAGTACTACATGGAGACGCGGGGCGACGTGCTCCTGCGCAATAAGGAAGTCTTTCAATTCTGGAAGACGCTCGGCCTGCAGTACATGTTCTTGGGCGTTGAGGCTATCGATGCCGAAGGCCTTAAGATGCACCGGAAACGCATTTCATTGGGGCGGAACTTCGAGGCGCTTGAATTCGCCCGCTCCCTCGGCATTACTGTGGCCATCAATTTGATCGCAGACCCCGACTGGGATCGGGAACGGTTCGAAGTCGTGCGGCAGTGGTGCCTGGACATTCCGGAGATTGTAAATATCAGCGTCAATACGCCGTATCCCGGCACGGAGAGCTGGGTGACGGAATCTCGCAAGATGCATACTCGGGATTACCGCCTGTTCGACATTCAGCATGCCGTCATGCCGACCAAAATGCCGCTGCCGGAGTTTTATGCAGAGCTGGTCAAGACGCAACAGGTGTTGAACAAGAAGCACCTGGGTTGGGCTGCGCTGAAAGGTACGGCAAAGATTGCGGCAGGGCATTTGATGCGGGGGCAGACCAATTTCATCAAGATGCTGTGGAAGTTCAACAGCGTCTACAATCCCGAGCTGCAATTAGCGGATCACCGCCGACCAGTGGTCTACGAGATGACGCCGCCACCGGAGCACAAAGAAAAGGTCGATGCGAAACAGCTGTACATCCTGCCGGCCAAAGGTCGCCAGGGTCGAAACATCGACGACGCAACAGAAACCTTCGTCGACGAGACTCGCATGGGCACCACGGCGGTCTGA
- a CDS encoding TldD/PmbA family protein, whose protein sequence is MSSPTWDEFAELALKRITASGAEYGDIRIQDSQTEQIEGEDRRIASIRDIRDIGFGVRVLYHGAWGFAASSILSLEEVPRVADLAVEIAKGSASVALEKVRLAPEPVHRDRIVTPYRISPFGVPLEKKTDLLLSVMEILHRQKGIARSSASLWARRDQKLFVSTEGSHLEFDLLAEQGDCTATALHDGLFASRSFNTPHLRQGYELIEEADLRREASRVAAQAAEKVRSPTVDAGQYDLVLDPEHLSLTIHESCGHPSELDRALGYEANYAGTSFLTTEKLGTFRYGSRYVNLVADNTEPETLAATGYDDDGVSCQQWDVIRDGIFVGYSTNREVAPKIGATRSRGSNRADGWGSVPIVRIANIGLEPGAATVEQLIADVKRGIYIEGHGSYSIDQRRYNFQFGGDAFWLIENGRRTHMVRDVIYHGITPEFWNSCDGVADRSARRRYGFITCGKGQPGQSGWMTHAASTARFRQVQVIRGEGQA, encoded by the coding sequence ATGAGCTCACCGACCTGGGATGAATTTGCCGAGCTTGCGCTGAAACGGATTACGGCCTCGGGTGCCGAGTACGGCGACATCCGCATTCAAGACAGCCAAACAGAACAGATCGAAGGCGAAGATCGTCGAATCGCGTCGATTCGAGATATCCGGGACATCGGCTTCGGGGTCCGCGTGCTCTATCACGGAGCTTGGGGATTTGCTGCCAGTTCGATTCTCTCACTGGAGGAAGTTCCACGAGTCGCGGATCTGGCCGTCGAGATCGCCAAGGGGTCTGCCTCTGTCGCCCTTGAAAAGGTCAGATTAGCTCCGGAGCCGGTTCATCGTGATCGTATCGTGACGCCATATCGCATCAGTCCCTTCGGCGTCCCGCTCGAGAAGAAAACCGACTTACTGTTGAGTGTCATGGAGATTCTTCACCGGCAGAAGGGGATCGCACGAAGCAGTGCGAGCCTCTGGGCGAGACGAGACCAGAAATTGTTTGTGTCGACAGAGGGGTCTCACTTGGAGTTTGATCTCTTGGCGGAACAAGGGGACTGTACCGCAACCGCGTTACATGATGGCCTGTTTGCGTCACGGAGCTTCAATACGCCTCATCTGCGCCAAGGGTATGAATTGATCGAGGAGGCTGACCTGCGGCGAGAGGCCTCGCGTGTGGCCGCTCAAGCAGCCGAAAAAGTTAGATCTCCCACGGTCGATGCGGGCCAGTATGATCTCGTACTCGACCCGGAACATCTCTCCTTGACAATTCATGAATCCTGCGGCCATCCGAGTGAACTTGATCGTGCGCTGGGGTACGAAGCCAATTATGCCGGCACCAGTTTTTTGACGACGGAGAAATTGGGAACCTTTCGGTATGGCTCTCGGTATGTGAACCTCGTGGCGGATAACACCGAACCGGAGACGCTCGCGGCTACCGGATATGACGACGACGGAGTCTCGTGCCAGCAATGGGACGTGATTCGAGACGGGATCTTCGTCGGCTACTCTACCAATCGAGAAGTGGCACCGAAGATTGGCGCGACTCGTTCCCGTGGGTCCAACCGCGCTGATGGATGGGGCAGCGTCCCTATCGTTCGCATCGCCAATATCGGGCTTGAACCAGGGGCGGCGACGGTCGAGCAACTGATTGCCGATGTGAAACGGGGCATCTACATCGAAGGCCATGGGTCGTACAGCATTGATCAGCGGCGGTATAACTTCCAGTTCGGCGGGGACGCGTTTTGGCTGATTGAAAACGGTCGACGGACTCATATGGTGCGGGACGTGATCTATCATGGGATCACGCCGGAGTTCTGGAACAGCTGCGACGGCGTGGCGGATCGATCAGCTCGTCGTCGGTACGGGTTCATCACGTGTGGGAAAGGTCAACCAGGTCAATCGGGCTGGATGACCCATGCCGCGTCAACCGCAAGATTTCGACAGGTACAGGTGATCAGAGGAGAGGGACAGGCATGA
- the ettA gene encoding energy-dependent translational throttle protein EttA — MATNDKQVIFSLVNVGKVYPPKRQVLREIYLGFYYGAKIGVLGLNGSGKSSLLKIIAGVDPNYTGEITRSKGYSVGLLEQEPQLDPNKTVKEVVEEGKAELVALMKEYEDVSNQIGSADPDTMEKLLDKQAQLQEKIEAANGWELENQLDIAMDALRCPPADQKVGTLSGGEKRRVALCRLMIQEPDILLLDEPTNHLDAESVQWLEQHLQQYKGTVIAVTHDRYFLDNVAGWILELDRGHGIPFQGNYSSWLEQKKDRLEKEEKAESKRQKTLEHELEWIRMSPKARQSKGKARLNRYEELVNQKQDQVAADLEIYIPPGPRLGDVVIEATGISKAFGDNVLYEKVNFSLPKGGIVGVVGPNGAGKTTMFKMIIGKEKPDAGTIKVGETVELGYVDQDRSLDGNKTVYEIISDGQDTVKLGKAEVNARGYCARFNFAGTDQQKKVKDLSGGERNRVHLARMLKEGANLIILDEPTNDLDVNTLRALEEGLESFAGCAVISSHDRWFLDRLATHILAFEGDSKVVWFEGNYSEYEADRKRRLGKEADQPHRIRYRKLTRQ, encoded by the coding sequence ATGGCCACGAACGATAAACAGGTAATTTTTTCTCTGGTTAATGTCGGGAAGGTCTATCCGCCGAAGCGGCAGGTGTTGCGGGAGATCTATCTTGGCTTCTACTACGGGGCCAAGATCGGCGTGCTGGGTTTGAACGGTTCGGGCAAGAGTTCCTTACTCAAAATCATCGCCGGGGTTGATCCGAACTATACAGGCGAGATCACAAGGTCCAAAGGCTATAGCGTTGGCCTGCTAGAGCAAGAGCCGCAGCTCGATCCGAACAAGACGGTCAAGGAAGTGGTTGAAGAAGGGAAAGCAGAGCTCGTTGCCTTAATGAAAGAATATGAGGATGTGAGCAACCAGATTGGCTCGGCTGACCCGGACACGATGGAAAAGCTGCTCGACAAGCAGGCACAACTGCAAGAGAAAATCGAAGCGGCGAATGGCTGGGAGCTCGAGAATCAGCTCGATATTGCGATGGATGCATTGCGCTGTCCGCCCGCCGACCAGAAGGTGGGGACCTTGTCCGGTGGAGAAAAGCGTCGGGTGGCACTCTGTCGCCTGATGATCCAAGAGCCGGATATTCTTCTCCTCGACGAGCCGACGAACCACCTCGATGCGGAATCCGTGCAATGGCTCGAACAGCATCTTCAACAATACAAGGGCACAGTCATTGCCGTGACGCACGATCGGTACTTTTTGGACAATGTGGCCGGGTGGATCTTAGAGCTGGACCGAGGCCATGGGATTCCTTTCCAGGGCAATTACAGTTCCTGGTTGGAGCAGAAGAAAGACCGATTGGAAAAGGAAGAAAAGGCAGAGTCGAAACGGCAGAAGACGTTGGAGCATGAGTTGGAATGGATCCGCATGTCGCCTAAGGCTCGGCAATCGAAGGGCAAAGCGCGTTTGAATCGGTATGAGGAACTCGTCAACCAGAAGCAGGACCAGGTAGCGGCAGATTTGGAAATCTATATTCCACCAGGACCGCGGCTCGGCGATGTGGTCATCGAAGCGACCGGTATCAGTAAAGCCTTCGGGGACAATGTACTGTACGAAAAGGTCAATTTCAGCTTGCCGAAAGGTGGGATCGTCGGTGTCGTCGGCCCCAATGGCGCAGGGAAGACGACCATGTTCAAGATGATTATCGGCAAGGAGAAGCCGGATGCCGGCACGATCAAGGTCGGTGAGACCGTGGAGCTTGGTTATGTGGATCAGGATCGAAGCTTGGACGGGAACAAAACGGTGTATGAGATCATTTCGGATGGGCAGGACACCGTCAAGCTCGGCAAGGCTGAAGTCAACGCTCGTGGCTACTGTGCTCGGTTTAACTTTGCTGGGACAGACCAACAGAAGAAGGTCAAAGACCTCTCTGGCGGGGAACGGAATCGGGTGCATTTGGCGCGTATGTTGAAGGAGGGGGCGAATCTGATCATCCTTGACGAGCCGACGAACGATCTTGATGTGAACACGTTGCGTGCGCTTGAAGAAGGGCTCGAAAGTTTCGCAGGCTGCGCAGTGATCAGCAGTCACGACCGGTGGTTCCTCGACCGTCTTGCCACCCACATTCTCGCATTTGAGGGCGACAGTAAGGTGGTCTGGTTCGAAGGGAATTACAGTGAGTATGAAGCCGATCGGAAGAGACGTTTAGGTAAAGAGGCTGACCAACCGCATCGAATTCGATATCGGAAATTGACGCGTCAGTAG
- a CDS encoding outer membrane protein assembly factor BamD, which translates to MKTARLVLCALCITVLFGCSDKAKELLETAAFEESQSNFPHALEIYQELARTYPESREGEIARARIADLKSRQ; encoded by the coding sequence ATGAAGACAGCACGTCTCGTCCTCTGTGCCCTCTGCATTACCGTCTTATTCGGCTGTTCCGACAAGGCAAAAGAGCTGCTGGAGACTGCCGCGTTCGAAGAAAGCCAAAGCAATTTTCCGCACGCACTGGAGATCTACCAGGAATTGGCTCGGACCTATCCTGAAAGTAGAGAAGGGGAAATTGCGCGGGCTCGGATCGCCGATCTAAAATCCAGGCAATAG